GCTATCTTGTTTAATTATGGCGATAACGATACCTACTCATTATGGTACGCGCAGGAGGTAGAGAACATCAGGCCCGATGTGCGCCTGGTTAACCTGAGCCTGTTTACCAGCGACTGGTTAATTAAGCAAATGCAGCACAAGGTGAACGAGTCGGCACCGCTACCTATTACCATGCCTTTTGATAAGTATAAAGAAGGCGTGCGCGATGTGATCTATTATAACGATGAGCACATCCCGGGGCATGTTGAGGTTAAGGAAGTATTTGATTTTATCACATCTGACGATCCAAGCACGCATGTGGAATATCAGAGCGGCATGGTATCTAATTATCTGCCTACAAAAAACTTTAAGATAACCGTAAAGCCTGACGACGTTATCAAAAACAAGGTTTTAACGGCCGGTCAAACTAAAAACATGGCTGATAGCCTTACCTGGCAGTATAACTCAAACCTGATTATAAAAAACAACCTGGCCATGCTGGATATACTGGCTCATAACAACTGGAAACGGCCAATATGTTTCACCGTTACCGCCGGTACGCGTAACATGATAGGTTTGGATGATTATATGTACCGCGAGGGATTTACTTACCGCCTGTTACCGTTAAAGCCTGATACCTCGCTGCAGGATCAGAGTGCCAAAGTGAATACCGCGGTGATGTTTGATAACGTGATGAATAAGTTCAGATTCGGAAACTTTAAACACGCGCGGTTTTTGGATGAGCAATCGGTAACGATGTTTTACCCTGCGTTAACTACTACATTTTTAACCCTGGCCGATGGCCTGATTGCCGAGGGTAAAACAGATAAGGCACGTAAGGTGCTCAACCGGTTTGACGAGGTGATGCCAAACCTGAATCCGTTTGTGGATGTGGCCAACCGTAAATCGCACATGGCGGAGATGGCTTATCATGTAGGTGATGTTAAGTTAGGTAATAAGCTTACTGGTGATATCTATGATTACCTTACAGATGAACTAAATCACAATGCCTCCGTTTACGATGACAGCCCCGGCCGGGTTGACTTGCGGATGGTGAATTTTGGCGTTTACATTTTGCAGAATATGGTGCGCTATACTAAAGCTGCCCACCAGGATGCGCTTACCGCGAAGATGGAAAAACAACTTAAGATCTACGAGCGAAAATTCGCGGCCGTACTTCAACCGGTAGAATAATAAAAGCAAAAGCAGGTAGTGATTTGCACTGCCCGCTTTCCATATTTTTTAATTTTGCCTTACAGGATTTCTGCCAGTTCGCCAAAGCTTGATATGGTGGCTACCTGTCCGCGCTCCACCTTGCCGAAGCCGTAGTTGCAAAAAATAAACGGAACACCCGCTTTAACGGTGGCTTCGTAATCGCCTTGTGTATCGCCTACGTAAACCGTCGCTTTCAGCCCAAAGTCATTTACTACGTCCACTATATTTTCGGCTTTTGGCTGGCCCTTGGTGCCGTAACACTGAAATCCCTCAAAATAATCGCGCAGTTTGCTGTGGTTAAAAAAGGTTTCGGCATAACCGTTCTGGCAATTACTTACAATAAACAGGCGATAACGCGCCTTCAGGTATTGCAGGGTTTCTTCCAGTTGCGGGTAAAGTTCGCCGCCAAGCTCATTAAGTATTTCCAGTTCAGTTACCGAGCAATGCGCCTTAAACTCGTTACGTTTTTCATCATCCAGGTAAGGCAACAGCTTAACAAATATGGCATCGTAAGCCATACCGGTAATGGAGCGAACGTCTGCCTGGGTAATATCATCTTTTATAAAATCAACCTTTTGCTTGGCCGTTTGCCAGGCCACGGCTACGTTAGCGGTGCTATCCCAAAGGGTGCCGTCGAGGTCAAAAATTATGCTGTCGTATTTATTTTTCAATGATGCTGAAGTATCTGCCATAGGTTGGCAAAGGTAATAAAAGCAAGGGTGCTTATTGTCTGAAAAATGCAATGGTGTTGTTGATGCATTTTGTCATTCGACGAGGAAAAAATGACAACTTTCGATTGATTACTATCTTGTCATATCGAGCGATAGCGAGATATCTGCCTGCGTTCATAATCAGACGACAGATTTTTCGTTGTACCTTGTTCAAAATGACCACTTTTTTCTTTTCAAGTCCTCCCACTCGGGGAGGATTTAGGAGGGGTCAAACAAGCGTAGGCCTGCCGGAAAACCGGGCCGGGGGTATAGCCTGTGCGGCTGAAGGTTTTTTCCGGCTTGATGTTTGGTTACTTTGTATCTAAGATAAAGTAACTGGCCTCTGCGGTCAAGAGCAGACTGACAATGGTAATAGCATTAGCTCTTGATCTTCGCAGTACCATTCGTAAAAGCACAGTTTATTACCTGTCCTGAATTTCTTTTGAGCGATCAAAAGAAGCAAAAATCGCCGGCTTTTTAATTTTCTATTAAAGGCAATGCATCATCAGTGCTACCCGAAAATTAAGAGGCCGGTATTATGATTATTAGCGGTTTGTGCCTTTGTTTGATCGTTATTTGTATAGTCAGTTAAAGATTTTTTGATTTACCCTTTCTTCAACGTCAGCACCGTAATTTCCGGCCAAATACCCAGTCTGCCGGTGAAAGCCAGGAAGCCGAAGCCGCGGTTGACGTACAATTTGCGGTCGTGCTGTTTGGCAAAGCCTGCCCATTGCAGGTAGCGGTATTTAACCGGGCTCCAGCGGAAGCCGGGCGCCTCGATACCAAACTGCGCCCCATGCGTATGTCCCGAAAGGGTTAAATGTACCGGGTTTTCGTGATAACGCACTACATGTTCCCAGTGGGTTGGGTCGTGGGAGAGAAGTACTTTGAAATCATCTTTGCTCAAATCCTTAAGCGCCTTATCCAAATCACCCACCTTTATAAAATCATGCCCCCAGTTTTGTACACCTACAAGGTGCAGCTTTTGTCCGTCCTTTTCAAGGGTAATGTTTTCGTCCAGCATCAGGCGGAAGCCCATTTCTTTATGATGCTGTTTTAGGGTATCCAGGTTTTCTTCTTTAGCTTTCGGGCTGTCCCACTGTATGTAATCCGCATAATCATGATTACCCAAAATAGAGTATTGGCCATATTTAGCTTTGATTTTGCCAAAGCGGCCAATGTAAGGCTCAATCTCGTTAGCAGTATTATTTACTAAGTCCCCGGTGAAAACAAACAGGTCGCTGTTTAACTCAATTACTTTATCAATGCCTTTTTGCACAGCATCAGCGTTATCAAAACTGCCTGCATGAATATCAGATAGCTGCGTGATGGTAAAGCCGTCAAACGCTTCAGGCAGACCCTTAAAATAAACGTTATGGCGATGTACCTTATAATCGTACTTGCCCTTAAACATGGCGTAGAAAAACCCGCTGAACGGTAGCGCCGCTAACAGCACCGCTATTTCGCTGATGAATTTGCGCCTTTCGGGGAAGTACGGCCGGCTCTGTTCGATACCTGTTTTACCTGCGTTAGAGGCTATACCCACCACAAAACGACCAAGGTCGCCAAGCGACAGTACCATTACAAACACTATTTTACTCACAAAAAAGGCCATAAACACACTAAGCGACCACATGTGGAACTGGGATAGCCCGCGGGAAGTGTCGGTAAATGAAATACCGATCACAAAAGTGAGCGTTACACCGATGGACAATATCAGGAAGGTTGATAGCAAAGCCACGCGCCAGCGCGATTGCCAATCGGCAGACAGGGTGCGTAAACCTGAAAATACATACCAGTCAAGCAATAAACTTATTGCCGCGAATATTAGAAAGAAAAGAAAAAAGCCGCCTCTACGCATATAATATATTTAACGCAATTTACCTAAGCATTAGTAATTAAAGCGTAAAAATAGTTGCGTATTACGCTGTTAATGTACGCTTAACAAAAAACGAGCCCCGCTGTTTAAAGCGGAGCTCGTTTTTAAAAGGGGTTTTCAACAGTTAGTATGATTAATGGCGGTGATGACGGCCATGTTTATAGTGCCCCCAGGCATGGCCACGACCAGGGCCATAGTATTTAACTGCACGGTAGCGTACCGGGCGTTCGTAAATAACGGTACGAGGAGCGTAAACCACTGCCGGCCTACGGTAATATACCGGCCTTTCAACAACAACCGGGCGCGGGTGGTAAACTATAGGGCGTTCATACACCACCGGGCGTTCGTAAACTACCGGCGGAGCGTAATATCTAACAGGTGTGCCAAAATTTGCACTAACGCTAACCTGAACCTGCGCGTTAGCTGCTGATACGGCTCCCAAGGTTAAAACAGCAATGGCAAATAATTTTAAAGTTTTCATCTCTCAAAGTTTTAGTTCAACATAAGTAAACAGCCGCCGGTCTCTTAAAAAAATATCAATCATTATCGGCAAAAATTATAAACCTGCCGACGGCTGTTTAAATATTAAACTCACTAAAAAGGCGAGGGTTTAATCAAATCCGTTTTTTACAACCTGGCGTTTTAATTTTTTTTGAGATAGTGGCGTTCGCTTATTGTGCTAATTATTTGATAATAAATGAAATGCTTGAATTGAAGCTATTGGGCGAAAAATTGAAAATTTTTTAATGCTGATGCATATGTTGTTCGTGATTATGCGGCAGATCTCCGGATAGTTCGGGGCGATATTTGGCGCCGGGGGTCATCCAGTAAAGTAAGATCAACCTTGAAAAGCGCAGGTTAAACGGAGCCAGCACAAGTATGGAGCCGAGCAGCAAACCCAGGTATAGCCACGGCGACTCAGAGCCGGTTAGTATAATGGTTGCCACGGTTATGGTAACCATCTCTGCAACGTTCATGGCATAGCTTACATACATGGCCACGTAAAAATATCCCGGTTCGCGTTCAAAGGTAAGCCCGCAGTGGGGGCATCTTTGATACATGTTTTGGCCGGTAAGGTTATACATGCTGTTGGCAAACATGTTACCACGGCGGCATCTCGGGCATTTAGCTTTTAAAAATGCGCCAAACTGAGGTATATATTTAGTATCGTTTTTTGATGTTTGGGTTGCCATGGTATCTAGTTTTTAAAGTTTTTACGAAATTCTTCGGGTGTTAGGCCGGCTTGTTTTTTAAAAAAACGGGTAAAGTATGAGTTGTCAGCAAACCCAAGCCTGCCGCCAATATCGGCAACGGTAAGCTTGGGGTTAATCAGCATACGCTTAGCCTCCAATACTACCCTGTTACGTATTACCTCACCTGCGGATATACCCAGCATATCGTTACACAAAGCATTAAGGTGGTTAGGCGTAATGTACAGCATGGCCGCGTAATCTTTGGGTAGTTTAAGCATGTTGTAATGCTGCTCAATCAGCCGTTTAAAGTTAGCCAGCAGGGTTTTGTTATAGGTAGGCGTTGCGGCTTCGGCGTGTTTTTTATGCTCGCGTGCTACCAATGTAAAAATACGAATCATCGCTGTGCGTATCATATCAAAACGGTAGCGGTCGGTACCGGCGCCCTCGTTCACCACGTTTTCAAACAAGGCCTCAACAGTACTTTTTGTTTGTGGAGTAAGCTGTAATACCGCATCATCGGGGTTGCCGCTTAAAAAAGGTAACTGTTCCAGGTAATCCGGCCTGAGTAAATATGAGGTGAAAAATGCCTGCGAAAAATTGATGATATAACCGTCTATCTCCCCCTCAAAAAACCAGCTATGTACCTGGCCGGGCACCATAAAATATATCTGGCCGGGTTTTACGTCATAGGTTTCAAAGTCGATAACATGGGTGCCGCCGCCTTTAGTAAAGTATACCAAATGATAAAAGCTGTGCTTATGCGGAAAATGCAGCTTGTCGTGCTTTTTGAGGTAACCGGCAAAACGGTCAGCCAGCAAATCATGCTCCTGGTGGCCGCTCAATGTACAAATGTCATATATGGGGTAGCCGCTAATCATACTACAAAAGTAGCGGTTATATGCCACCTGCAATGGTGATAAATAACTAAGGTGTGGTACTTTTTACAGATAAGTAAAATGTTCCATTATTTTTTGATCTCCATTACCTGCATATTAAAGTCAATACCGGCCACAGGTATCTTCTCCCAGTCACTCGTTGCAGAATCTTTATGATAGGTACCGCCGTTAAACAAGCCGATAGAGAAAGCTGTTTCCATACCCGGCGAGGTCTTTAACCATTCTATGCTAACCAATATATCGCCGCTTACCTGAATGTCATAAGGTGCCAGATCGATAACCGGGCGTGATTTGCCTGGTGCCATTGCGCTGGTTATTTCCTGCTTAACCAGGTTTTCGCCAGCTTTTTCATCGGTAAACGGGTAAACGTTTACCTTAAAAGGCAGACTGTCCTGCTGGCGATTATCTACATTAAAAGTAAGCTTGAGCAGTTTTACAGGTTTTTTACCGGCTTTCATTTTTATGCCTACTTCGCCGCCTTTAACGGCGCC
This genomic interval from Mucilaginibacter defluvii contains the following:
- a CDS encoding DUF983 domain-containing protein, which produces MATQTSKNDTKYIPQFGAFLKAKCPRCRRGNMFANSMYNLTGQNMYQRCPHCGLTFEREPGYFYVAMYVSYAMNVAEMVTITVATIILTGSESPWLYLGLLLGSILVLAPFNLRFSRLILLYWMTPGAKYRPELSGDLPHNHEQHMHQH
- a CDS encoding metallophosphoesterase; translated protein: MRRGGFFLFFLIFAAISLLLDWYVFSGLRTLSADWQSRWRVALLSTFLILSIGVTLTFVIGISFTDTSRGLSQFHMWSLSVFMAFFVSKIVFVMVLSLGDLGRFVVGIASNAGKTGIEQSRPYFPERRKFISEIAVLLAALPFSGFFYAMFKGKYDYKVHRHNVYFKGLPEAFDGFTITQLSDIHAGSFDNADAVQKGIDKVIELNSDLFVFTGDLVNNTANEIEPYIGRFGKIKAKYGQYSILGNHDYADYIQWDSPKAKEENLDTLKQHHKEMGFRLMLDENITLEKDGQKLHLVGVQNWGHDFIKVGDLDKALKDLSKDDFKVLLSHDPTHWEHVVRYHENPVHLTLSGHTHGAQFGIEAPGFRWSPVKYRYLQWAGFAKQHDRKLYVNRGFGFLAFTGRLGIWPEITVLTLKKG
- a CDS encoding HAD family hydrolase; amino-acid sequence: MADTSASLKNKYDSIIFDLDGTLWDSTANVAVAWQTAKQKVDFIKDDITQADVRSITGMAYDAIFVKLLPYLDDEKRNEFKAHCSVTELEILNELGGELYPQLEETLQYLKARYRLFIVSNCQNGYAETFFNHSKLRDYFEGFQCYGTKGQPKAENIVDVVNDFGLKATVYVGDTQGDYEATVKAGVPFIFCNYGFGKVERGQVATISSFGELAEIL
- a CDS encoding helix-turn-helix transcriptional regulator translates to MISGYPIYDICTLSGHQEHDLLADRFAGYLKKHDKLHFPHKHSFYHLVYFTKGGGTHVIDFETYDVKPGQIYFMVPGQVHSWFFEGEIDGYIINFSQAFFTSYLLRPDYLEQLPFLSGNPDDAVLQLTPQTKSTVEALFENVVNEGAGTDRYRFDMIRTAMIRIFTLVAREHKKHAEAATPTYNKTLLANFKRLIEQHYNMLKLPKDYAAMLYITPNHLNALCNDMLGISAGEVIRNRVVLEAKRMLINPKLTVADIGGRLGFADNSYFTRFFKKQAGLTPEEFRKNFKN